In a genomic window of Scyliorhinus torazame isolate Kashiwa2021f chromosome 5, sScyTor2.1, whole genome shotgun sequence:
- the LOC140422054 gene encoding uncharacterized protein: protein MEKPWKCEDCGKGFKGPYGLERHQRSHTGERLFTCSVCGMGFTAPSKLARHQSSHTGERPFTCSQCEKGFTDIGNLRRHERVHTGERPFTCSDCGKGFTQLCNLQSHQRVHTGERPFTCSQCEKGFTDIGSLRKHERVHTGERPFTCSQCEKGFINISSLRKHERVHTGERRFTCSQCEKGFINISSLRKHERVHTGERPFTCSHCEKGFIDIGILRRHERVHTGERPFTCSQCEKGFTDIGNRLRHQRVHTGERPFICTVCDKGFTQLPHLQRHQRVHTGEKPFICSVCDKGFAHLSNLLKHNVTHTKSRPFKCSDCRRGFKSSQLLMSHQRVHSEERTFSCSRCTKRFRSSSNLMKHERGHTGESPFTSPTGKSVTRSSLAEPQCHSQQ, encoded by the coding sequence atggagaaaccatggaaatgtgaggattgtgggaagggattcaaaggcccatacgggctggaaaggcatcaacgcagtcacactggagagaggctgttcacctgttctgtgtgtgggatgggattcacagccccgtccaagctggcaaggcatcaaagcagtcacactggagagaggccgttcacctgctctcagtgtgaaaagggattcactgacattggcaacctgcggagacacgaacgagttcacactggggagaggcctttcacctgctctgactgtgggaagggattcactcagttatgcaacctgcagagccaccagagagttcacactggagagaggcctttcacctgctctcagtgtgaaaagggtttCACTGACATTGgaagcctgcggaaacacgaacgagttcacactggggagaggccattcacctgctctcagtgtgaaaagggattcattaaCATTagtagcctgcggaaacacgaacgagttcacactggggagaggcgtttcacctgctctcagtgtgaaaagggattcattaaCATTagtagcctgcggaaacacgaacgagttcacactggggagaggcctttcacctgctctcactgtgaaaagggattcattgacattggcatcctgcggagacacgaacgagttcatactggggagaggcctttcacctgctctcagtgtgaaaagggattcactgacattggcaaccggctgagacaccagcgagttcacaccggggagcggccattcatctgcactgtgtgtgataagggatttactcagttaccccacctgcagagacaccagcgagttcacaccggggagaagccgttcatctgctctgtgtgtgataagggatttgctcatttatccaacctgctgaaacacaatgtcactcacaccaagagcaggcccttcaaatgctctgactgcaggaggggtttcaaaagctcacagctactgatgtcccaccagcgcgttcactctgaggagagaacgTTCAGCTGCTCTCgttgcacaaagaggtttagatcctcatccaacctgatgaaacacgagcgaggtcacaccggggagagcccgttcacctctccgactgggaaaagcgtcactcggtcatcacttgctgagccacagtgtcactcacagcaatga